One Brassica napus cultivar Da-Ae chromosome A1, Da-Ae, whole genome shotgun sequence genomic region harbors:
- the LOC106377494 gene encoding serpin-Z1 has translation MKPSSFPSKSTIDVEKANNNQKDIALIVSKNLSSTKAKHSNSVFSPVSINSALTLAASCPGGSSVSDEILSFLRSSSTDELNAVFSKIVSVVFADHSANGGPKISSVNGVWIDKTLPIDSSLKDLFKNFFKAVFDRVDFRSKAEQVRRELNKWAEDHTNGLIKDLLPRGSISSLTNCVYGNALYFKGAWQVPFLKSNTRDRVFHLLNGTSVAVPFMSSYENQYLKAYDGFKVLRIPYRQGDDATSHSFSYQQGLFGDATSHSFPFGQGGYSTNGSFSMYFYLPDKNDGLDDLVKTMASTSGFLDCHVPRCKVLVNEFRIPKFKIAYGLDG, from the exons ATGAAGCCCTCTAGCTTCCCATCCAAGTCAACCATTGATGTCGAGAAAGCCAATAACAACCAAAAGGACATAGCGCTGATCGTTTCGAAGAATCTCTCCTCTACCAAAGCCAAACACTCGAACTCCGTTTTCTCACCAGTGTCAATAAACTCCGCGCTCACTTTGGCGGCTTCTTGTCCCGGCGGTTCTTCAGTCTCCGATGAGATCCTCTCCTTTCTGAGGTCTTCTTCAACCGATGAACTCAACGCCGTCTTCAGCAAGATCGTTTCCGTTGTCTTTGCTGACCATAGCGCGAACGGTGGACCGAAGATCTCGTCCGTCAATGGTGTCTGGATCGATAAAACGCTACCCATTGATTCATCGTTAAAGGATCTCTTTAAGAATTTCTTCAAAGCTGTTTTCGATCGCGTAGACTTCCGCTCAAAG GCCGAGCAAGTGCGTAGAGAGCTGAATAAATGGGCTGAAGATCATACCAATGGTCTCATCAAAGATCTTCTTCCTCGTGGATCCATCTCGAGTCTAACCAACTGTGTTTATGGAAACGCCTTGTACTTCAAAGGAGCATGGCAAGTTCCATTCCTCAAGTCCAACACGAGGGATAGAGTGTTCCACCTTCTCAATGGAACCTCAGTGGCTGTGCCATTCATGAGCAGCTACGAGAACCAATACTTAAAGGCTTATGATGGTTTCAAGGTCCTCAGGATACCTTATCGACAAGGCGATGATGCTACCAGTCACAGCTTCTCTTATCAACAAGGCCTTTTCGGTGATGCTACCAGTCACAGCTTCCCTTTTGGACAAGGTGGCTATAGTACCAATGGCAGCTTCTCGATGTACTTTTATCTCCCAGACAAGAATGATGGATTGGATGATCTTGTGAAGACAATGGCATCAACTTCTGGATTTTTGGATTGTCACGTTCCAAGATGCAAAGTTTTAGTTAATGAATTCAGAATCCCAAAGTTTAAGATCGCTTATGGCTTAGACGGCTAA